From a single Osmerus mordax isolate fOsmMor3 chromosome 6, fOsmMor3.pri, whole genome shotgun sequence genomic region:
- the tmem106ba gene encoding transmembrane protein 106Ba, producing MGKSHSHLAKQKDEDPLTSTQECTDTSNDEDGKNGDVSQFPYVEFTGRDSVTCPTCQGTGRIPRGQENQLVALIPYSDQRLRPRRTKLYVSVSVSVCLLLSGLAVFFLFPRSIDVSYVGVKSAFVSYDQERRIVYLNITNTLNITNNNYYAVSLTNITAQVQFSKTVIGKAKISNVTTIIPLDQKQIDYMVPTIIADEMSYMFDYCTLQTIKVHNIVVMMQVTVTTTYFGHAEQVSQEMYQYVDCGGNTTSLHGHVQVYQ from the exons ATGGGCAAGTCACACTCACACTTGGCCAAGCAGAAAGATGAGGATCCCCTCACGTCTACTCAGGAGTGCACAGACACTTCTAATGATGAGGATGGAAAAAATGGAGATGTATCTCAATTCCCCTATGTGGAATTCACTGGCAGAGACAGTGTCACATGCCCCACATGCCAGGGCACTGGTAGAATCCCACGAG GCCAAGAGAATCAGCTTGTGGCTTTGATTCCATACAGTGACCAAAGGCTAAGGCCAAGAAGAAC AAAGCTGTATGTCAGTGTTTCTGTGTCCGTTTGCCTACTGCTGTCTGGTCTGGCAgtgttcttcctcttccctcgcTCTATTGATGTCTCCTACGTGGGGGTGAAGTCTGCCTTTGTTTCCTATGACCAGGAGAGGCGGATTGTCTACCTCAACATCACA AACACTCTGAACATCACCAATAACAACTACTATGCTGTATCACTGACTAACATCACAGCTCAAGTGCAGTTCTCTAAGACAGTCATTGGAAAGGCTAAAATTAGCAATGTTACAACCATAATACCACTGGATCAGAAACAG ATTGACTACATGGTTCCGACCATCATTGCTGATGAGATGAGTTATATGTT CGACTACTGCACTTTGCAGACCATAAAAGTGCACAACATTGTTGTAATGATGCa GGTGACTGTGACCACAACCTACTTTGGGCATGCAGAGCAGGTATCCCAAGAAATGTACCAGTATGTGGACTGTGGGGGTAACACCACCTCATTGCACGGACATGTGCAGGTTTACCAGTAG
- the seraf gene encoding von Willebrand factor D and EGF domain-containing protein produces MRMGIRRLCFPASMKIGLAFLVSLIAFVGICAARSDAPRGVAVPFVFDPRAICNPSCKHAGICIRNNTCFCSRGYEGETCQYANCYPKCKNGGECLRPGKCRCPPGFGGKYCHKVTCDGGCWNGGDCIAVNGVAKCICPSSWTGSKCQEAICPQGCRNEGSCVAPGICSCPEGWLGGACHTAVCSRPCLNGGKCVSPETCRCRPPFSGPRCENKRKVF; encoded by the exons ATGAGGATGGGGATTAGACGCCTCTGCTTTCCAGCCTCTATGAAGATAGGGCTCGCGTTTCTGGTCAGTTTGATTGCATTCGTCGGTATCTGCGCCGCGCGTTCAGATGCTCCTCGAGGAGTAGCGGTACCATTCGTTTTTGATCCCAGAGCAATTTGCAACCCTTCATGCAAGCACGCAGGGATCTGCATCAGAAACAACACCTGTTTCTGCTCGCGGGGTTACGAGGGAGAGACCTGCCAGTATG CAAATTGCTACCCTAAATGCAAGAATGGGGGAGAGTGCCTCCGCCCAGGGAAATGCAGATGCCCTCCTGGATTCGGGGGGAAATATTGTCATAAAG TGACTTGTGATGGCGGGTGCTGGAATGGAGGGGATTGTATTGCTGTCAATGGAGTAGCCAAATGCATTTGCCCCTCAAGCTGGACTGGCTCTAAATGCCAAGAAG CAATTTGCCCCCAGGGGTGCAGGAATGAGGGCAGCTGTGTGGCCCCAGGAATCTGCAGCTGTCCAGAGGGCTGGCTGGGGGGAGCCTGCCACACTG CTGTGTGCAGTCGTCCCTGTCTGAACggggggaagtgtgtgtctcCTGAAACATGCCGCTGCCGCCCACCTTTCTCCGGACCGCGTTGTGAGAACAAGAGAAAGGTGTTCTAA